In Terriglobales bacterium, the following proteins share a genomic window:
- a CDS encoding Ig-like domain repeat protein, translating to MRLFFSNVRWNRTSRANIGRYGMPSMSVRGLLWLLLISAQMLLAALPSRAQDPATVGQWSAPQSWPFLAVHAHMLPTGKVLFWPSFDLGDNPQLWDPATNAVTAAVPAGFNIFCSGHSFLPSGQLLVAGGEISTNYGIASAAIYDPVSGSWTNLPNMSGARWYPTNTTLATGDVLVISGEISPAAGNYAMPEVWQTATSSWRELTGAQLILPLYPKMFLAPNGSVFYAGPSYNTRYLNTNNAGAWTSVARTLFSPRDYGPAVQYDDGKILLAGGGNPPTATTETIDLTASSPQWQYAAPMSVARRQHNATLLPDGTVFVSGGSSAPGFDDPSQQVLPTELWNPKTNTWTTLASLSVYRGYHSIAVLLPDGRVLSAGGRYASAEVFSPPYLFKGPRPVIQSAPTSVNPGQTFFVATNDAASINSVNWIAPSSVTHTFNMGQRINHLTFTQAPGGLNITAPASNNLAPPGPYMLFLINSNGVPSVASMVTFTTAASPPSVLSFNVASLSFAGRLLNTVSAPLTVSITNVSQGPVTINSIVANGDSFSIASHTCSTPLQPGRMCTVRVLFQPKLVGANTGTMVVNHSDPTSPSQIGLSGAGFGLKISATSFAFSTQPVGVPTTYKASLTLSNVSTAPITINSLNFSSAEFNATNNCAITLAAGASCAPGITFTPSDAGPRNATLNISDTDPSSPSLVVLSGMGSNVQFSTKAVGYGSVATNVTSKPLPITLTNLGGSPLTISSVSVVGPNATEFNVSGNTCGGSVPAGTSCSFAVTFSPSALGTRTANLSVVNSDPASPHIVGLTGIGVPYLSSISLVPASPTITIGSASQLIANGNYSDGSVVNLTASAKWVSSNSNVLSVNNVSGSKGLIKGVAAGTASGSASFAGVTGTTQVTIQATSTTNLSSGANPSTYGQSVTFTAAVLPNSATGSVQFYDGSNLLGTTSLNSGAASFTTSSLAAGTHSLTAVYSGDTATAGSTSSALTQTVNQSATSTSLATDVNPSPFGQAVTFTASVSPPGASGTVQFFDGGTLLGSASLTGGTASFATDALTVGVHSMSAVYSSDNNFAASTSPTLMESVE from the coding sequence GCCGACGGGTAAGGTGCTGTTCTGGCCTTCTTTTGACCTCGGTGATAACCCCCAACTCTGGGATCCGGCCACCAACGCTGTTACTGCCGCGGTGCCCGCCGGCTTCAATATTTTTTGCTCGGGGCATTCCTTCCTGCCCAGCGGTCAACTGCTGGTAGCGGGTGGCGAGATATCCACCAACTATGGCATTGCTAGTGCCGCTATATACGATCCGGTTAGTGGTAGTTGGACCAATCTGCCAAACATGAGTGGCGCACGCTGGTATCCGACCAACACAACCCTCGCGACCGGAGATGTTCTGGTCATATCCGGTGAGATTAGTCCCGCTGCGGGTAATTACGCGATGCCCGAAGTTTGGCAAACTGCCACTTCATCATGGCGGGAACTTACCGGCGCCCAATTGATATTGCCGCTCTACCCAAAGATGTTTCTCGCGCCCAACGGGTCGGTATTCTATGCCGGGCCCAGTTACAACACTCGGTACCTGAATACGAATAACGCCGGGGCTTGGACATCCGTGGCTCGCACTCTCTTTTCTCCTCGCGACTACGGTCCAGCGGTACAGTACGATGATGGCAAGATATTGCTGGCCGGTGGTGGTAATCCTCCCACCGCTACAACTGAGACCATAGATCTCACCGCGAGCTCGCCGCAATGGCAGTACGCTGCGCCCATGTCGGTGGCTCGTCGCCAGCACAATGCAACTCTGCTGCCGGATGGAACGGTATTTGTTTCGGGCGGATCTAGCGCACCCGGATTCGACGATCCAAGTCAGCAGGTTTTGCCGACTGAACTGTGGAATCCAAAGACCAACACCTGGACGACCCTTGCGAGTCTCAGCGTGTACCGCGGATATCACTCGATTGCAGTGCTTTTGCCGGATGGGCGCGTTTTGTCTGCCGGAGGTCGCTATGCAAGTGCTGAGGTCTTCTCTCCTCCTTATTTATTTAAGGGGCCGCGACCTGTGATCCAATCCGCTCCCACATCGGTGAATCCCGGACAGACCTTCTTCGTCGCCACTAATGACGCTGCCAGCATCAACAGTGTCAACTGGATCGCACCCTCGTCGGTGACCCACACCTTCAACATGGGCCAGCGCATCAATCACCTGACGTTTACCCAGGCCCCCGGGGGATTGAACATCACCGCACCTGCAAGTAACAATTTGGCCCCGCCTGGACCCTATATGCTGTTCCTAATCAACAGCAATGGTGTGCCCTCCGTTGCGAGCATGGTAACGTTCACCACTGCGGCCTCGCCCCCGAGCGTCCTTTCCTTTAATGTGGCATCTCTTAGTTTTGCCGGCCGGCTATTGAACACCGTCAGTGCGCCCCTTACCGTTTCTATAACCAATGTAAGTCAAGGACCGGTTACCATTAACAGCATCGTAGCCAACGGAGATTCCTTCTCCATCGCCAGCCATACTTGTAGTACTCCGCTTCAGCCTGGGCGCATGTGTACCGTCCGCGTGCTTTTCCAGCCTAAACTGGTCGGAGCGAATACCGGGACAATGGTGGTGAATCATTCTGACCCCACCAGTCCCAGTCAGATCGGGCTGAGCGGAGCCGGATTTGGTCTTAAAATATCAGCCACGAGTTTTGCTTTTAGTACTCAACCAGTCGGGGTCCCGACAACCTATAAAGCTTCTTTGACCTTATCCAATGTCAGTACCGCACCCATAACCATCAACAGCTTGAATTTCTCGTCGGCGGAGTTCAACGCGACCAACAACTGTGCTATTACGCTGGCTGCAGGTGCATCCTGTGCGCCAGGGATCACCTTTACCCCTTCCGATGCTGGTCCGCGAAACGCTACCCTAAACATCAGCGACACGGACCCGAGTAGTCCTAGCCTCGTGGTCCTCAGCGGTATGGGGAGCAATGTTCAGTTCTCCACCAAGGCCGTTGGTTATGGCAGCGTGGCCACAAACGTTACCAGCAAACCCCTCCCCATAACCCTCACTAACCTGGGCGGTAGTCCCTTAACTATTTCTAGCGTTAGCGTGGTTGGACCGAATGCAACCGAGTTCAACGTTTCAGGTAATACATGTGGCGGCAGCGTGCCCGCTGGGACCAGTTGCAGTTTCGCAGTGACCTTCAGTCCAAGTGCGCTGGGTACTCGAACGGCTAACTTGAGTGTGGTGAATAGCGATCCTGCAAGTCCACATATCGTGGGCTTGACGGGGATCGGTGTGCCATATCTGAGTAGTATCAGCCTGGTACCGGCAAGTCCGACCATCACAATTGGTAGTGCGTCGCAGTTGATCGCTAACGGAAACTATAGCGACGGCAGCGTTGTCAACCTGACAGCGTCCGCAAAGTGGGTGAGCAGTAACAGCAATGTCTTAAGCGTAAACAACGTTTCTGGAAGCAAGGGGCTTATAAAAGGAGTTGCCGCAGGAACGGCAAGCGGATCCGCAAGTTTTGCTGGGGTGACCGGCACCACTCAAGTTACGATTCAGGCTACCAGCACCACGAACCTTTCTTCTGGTGCGAATCCCTCAACATATGGACAGAGTGTGACCTTCACAGCTGCCGTGCTGCCTAACTCCGCAACCGGGTCTGTGCAGTTCTACGACGGCAGCAACCTGCTGGGGACCACGTCACTTAACTCCGGAGCCGCCTCCTTTACGACGTCTTCTCTGGCTGCGGGTACTCACAGCCTGACCGCGGTATATTCCGGCGATACCGCTACTGCCGGCAGTACTTCCTCGGCCCTGACACAGACAGTCAATCAATCGGCTACATCCACTTCGCTTGCGACTGATGTTAACCCCTCGCCTTTTGGTCAGGCGGTGACCTTTACGGCCAGTGTCTCTCCCCCGGGGGCGTCAGGCACTGTGCAGTTTTTCGACGGTGGGACATTGCTCGGAAGCGCATCGCTAACCGGTGGTACTGCTTCATTTGCAACTGATGCCCTCACGGTCGGTGTACATTCCATGAGCGCGGTGTACAGCTCTGATAACAACTTTGCTGCCAGTACCTCGCCGACATTGATGGAATCGGTTGAGTAG